One part of the Dysidea avara chromosome 10, odDysAvar1.4, whole genome shotgun sequence genome encodes these proteins:
- the LOC136236885 gene encoding condensin complex subunit 3-like, whose product MEGERLREAIIAVFSDAQVGLHHHQKLRKSLTKIYDGGKTENEFLEVFIRLLKHAFVVFKREPAVDRLINFAGYFVANSGEEFVLKFLQETLTPFHAARDKAVRFRVSQLANKVIEHMNDDVEINNDLYRIIFKAAMVLAFDKVYQIRVQGILLLRSIQDIEDDDCPVVAAMLDRMQKDSNHEVRKCALQNVAGTLVSLPYILERTRDVKDTVRKAAYSVLAKKFLIQNLSISKRIQILKDGLNDTSPSVKDACVMLLMSWLSSFDGNILELVERLDVEGSPEVTRMALELVFKVIGSDELVSGVCTLMPDKDETTVESGAEDDMPENLETVEKETTADKELSNVVAYNFLTSDVAFFWSSLCSYYNGLGDMGEEYLCKITPTPFEFAAYLKGFFDQYLFQAKGEGNIREFMSVAKYLVSLTEVLDLSDEFGRQKLAEFFCHTLSLPDCTVELAAVMVEHMFCLWPQEPLYIEKLVGVISEIRQPMECVNPPPLDEPVTPAVELAEPDLTINNTVSTDTSTMEDPKVLQKCLIIAHKLYSKLKIQKLGPALLTLLDTLVLPCVQNEEPAIRNLAFLCLGSASLLDIDQAHKYLHLLLQVSQIDHEMIQATALRMVFDMLLLYGIDTFKSAAVSGSTDGEQPEDDDVMTVHSFADEANDNGQDGVDQTTQILLKILVEFLSNESVTLREIAGEGLAKLLYCGRVLSQRILARLLLLWFNPVTEDNTLLRSLLGTFFPAFAASDRAYADCFCEVFVPILSTVLEAPETSPLAAVDANNMSDFLLSITTPKTPSENGHNTLAVSVCHKVVGCCEADTPVDVYCRALSRMILTKDDESSLISLHVLLSEVKKNVSGRQNLKYLEKFSTMLSKLCPPPPAIGVAESSSPSILNSAPTPANSHTPAITSRSTRTGRKTRGKTAAADKENIPQSEKLSKSTSKAVKSKRTAKVPTVNNDTVQKERPQDVLVDNSEQEENDPLIKTGPSKKCVICMYMLCHWKQHKIQAQV is encoded by the exons ATGGAAGGCGAGAGGTTGAGGGAGGCGATTATTGCTGTGTTTAGCGATGCTCAGGTTGGCTTGCACCATCATCAAAAGCTTCGAAAGTCGCTGACGAAAATTTATGATGGAGGGAAAACGGAGAACGAATTTTTAGAGGTttttattcgcctactcaagcaTGCCTTTGTTGTGTTCAAAAGGGAGCCAGCAGTTGACAGGCTGATTAACTTTGCGGGATATTTTGTTGCCAATTCTGGAGAAGAGTTTGTGCTCAAGTTTCTTCAGGAAACACTCACCCCGTTTCACGCTGCACGAGACAAGGCTGTGAGATTTCGTGTTAGCCAACTTGCAAATAAAGTTATAGAGCATATGAATGATGATGTTGAGATTAACAATGACCTGTACCGTATTATCTTCAAGGCTGCCATGGTGTTGGCCTTTGATAAGGTATACCAGATAAGAGTCCAAGGCATACTGTTACTGAGAAGTATACAAGATATTGAAGATGATGATTGCCCAGTGGTCGCTGCAATGTTGGATCGTATGCAGAAAGACAGCAACCATGAAGTGAGAAAATGTGCCCTACAAAATGTTGCGGGAACACTTGTCTCCCTGCCTTATATACTTGAGAGGACTCGGGATGTCAAAGACACTGTCAGAAAAGCTGCTTATTCGGTTTTAGCAAAGAAATTTCTCATTCAAAATCTCTCAATATCAAAGAGAATTCAAATACTGAAGGATGGGTTGAATGATACTTCTCCGAGTGTGAAGGATGCATGCGTGATGTTGCTTATGTCCTGGCTATCTAGCTTTGATGGGAACATATTGGAGCTAGTTGAGAGATTAGATGTTGAGGGCTCACCTGAGGTGACTCGAATGGCTCTTGAGCTAGTGTTTAAGGTGATAGGGTCGGATGAACTTGTATCAGGCGTGTGTAcactaatgcctgataaagatGAAACAACAGTGGAGTCAGGAGCAGAGGATGACATGCCAGAAAATTTAGAAACTGTAGAAAAAGAGACAACTGCAGACAAAGAATTATCAAATGTCGTTGCATACAATTTTCTTACAAGTGATGTTGCCTTTTTCTGGTCCAGTTTGTGTTCCTATTATAATGGCTTGGGTGATATGGGGGAAGAGTACTTGTGCAAGATTACTCCGACACCTTTTGAGTTTGCTGCGTACTTGAAGGG GTTCTTTGATCAGTACCTATTCCAAGCAAAGGGTGAAGGAAATATCCGTGAATTCATGTCTGTAGCTAAATATCTTGTTTCTTTGACTGAAGTGTTGGATTTATCAGATGAATTTGGAAG GCAAAAGCTTGCAGAGTTTTTCTGTCACACCTTGTCCCTCCCTGACTGCACAGTTGAGCTGGCTGCTGTGATGGTGGAGCATATGTTCTGTCTCTGGCCACAAGAACCGTTGTACATTGAGAAACTAGTTGGAGTTATTTCTGAGATTCGTCAACCAATGGAATGTGTCAATCCACCACCACTAGATGAACCTGTCACTCCAGCAGTTGAACTAGCTGAGCCTGATCTCACCATCAACAACACAGTTTCAACTGACACTAGCACTATG GAGGATCCCAAAGTGCTGCAGAAATGTTTGATAATAGCACACAAGCTCTACTCAAAGTTAAAGATACAGAAGCTTGGCCCAGCACTGCTGACTCTGCTGGACACTTTG GTGTTGCCCTGTGTTCAGAATGAAGAACCAGCCATAAGGAACTTGGCATTCCTCTGCCTTGGCTCAGCGTCTCTACTAGATATTGACCAGGCACACAAATACCTCCACTTGTTGTTACAG GTTAGTCAGATAGACCATGAGATGATCCAGGCTACAGCATTGAGGATGGTGTTTGACATgttacttttgtatgggattgaCACATTCAAGAGTGCAGCAGTTTCTGGTAGCACCGATGGTGAACAGCCAGAGGATGATGATGTAATGACAGTGCACAGTTTTGCAGATGAAGCAAATGATAATGGACAAGATGGCGTTGACCAAACCACTCAGATTTTGCTCAAAATATTGGTTGAATTCTTAAGCAATGAG AGTGTTACTCTAAGAGAAATAGCTGGTGAAGGATTGGCAAAGCTGTTGTACTGTGGTCGAGTACTGAGCCAGAGGATACTGGCCAGGTTGCTGTTGCTCTGGTTTAACCCAGTTACCGAGGACAACACCCTTCTGAGGAGCTTGCTTGGAACATTTTTCCCAGCATTTGCTGCTTCTGATAG GGCCTATGCTGATTGTTTCTGTGAGGTATTTGTTCCAATACTATCAACAGTGTTGGAGGCTCCAGAGACATCTCCCCTGGCTGCAGTGGACGCTAACAATATGTCTGACTTTCTCCTGTCCATTACTACTCCCAAGACCCCATCA GAGAATGGACATAATACACTAGCTGTTAGTGTGTGCCACAAGGTAGTGGGGTGTTGTGAAGCTGATACACCGGTAGATGTGTACTGTAGAGCATTGAGTAGAATGATCCTGACCAAGGATGACGAG TCCAGCCTTATTAGTCTTCATGTCCTGCTAAGTGAAGTAAAGAAA AATGTTAGTGGACGACAGAACCTGAAATACCTTGAGAAGTTCTCTACAATGTTGTCTAAGCTTTGCCCTCCTCCACCTGCTATTGGTGTTGCAGAGAGCTCCTCCCCCAGCATTCTGAACTCCGCCCCCACACCTGCCAATAGCCACACCCCTGCCATAACCAGCAGGAGCACTAGGACAGGCAGAAAAACCAGAGGCAAGACAGCTGCTGCAGATAAAGAGAACATCCCACAAAGTGAAAAGCTTTCTAAATCAACCAGCAAAGCCGTCAAATCCAAACGTACAG CTAAAGTTCCTACAGTTAACAATGACACTGTTCAGAAGGAACGACCACAAGATGTACTAGTTGATAACAG TGAACAAGAAGAAAATGATCCCTTGATTAAAACAGGACCATCAAAGAAGTGTgtgatttgtatgtacatgttatgCCACTGG AAGCAACATAAAATCCAGGCTCAGGTTTGA
- the LOC136268228 gene encoding exocyst complex component 8-like: MAFERVGGLKSELSGEDFDVDGYIHKLSSRCDSSAELDKQRHRIQKVAEETAMELKQNVFKNYSLFIDTSKEISHLETEIFELSHQLHEQESLAHSMQKMTISTDGSQRQTDPSSKDEKRSIASLLETVEGCSSVTEVPGRYLIHSTHLVEIDPESLEPGNYVRAFLLNDSLMIATFIKRRRGPVKYKFAALFELDNMAIVDVKEDIIRHTFRILMFPDSHMYQAENPAAKKEWLALLESTKQKRKATRDALKTEDESSAVATKQLWQKELEQNELLTVDWLKDVPENLDVFIAQRDFEQAISLIEKTKAYLKDFSDSHILRDVRARLGHRIAQLSNVLMKELEASPRGSLRGGPRAARRAVNYLLRLGRASQACNLFLQNHQQVIHHDLSQIKAEGSTHLHVQNLSKAFYAGLRNAALEFQRAFIDNNGSYSAFIAWCVDELKHFGSLLINIAFSKNPLSIITECMMTVCIESHKLEEIGLDLTHTLIGQLHPSLCQAMGDGKKQIVESCAMMADAEGWEAVDYRNEPAKLSEIILEMDNIGVSDFSNLVIRNVVDLSSTTINFCRHMVQYMNDTLKIYVPELYGDIVSNICDAFTGICEVYLKAIIDDSYIVCRDFIIKNAQFTIDTFLPSFGIQMENQLARPIPEFTDLVEHLRIDLDKCLDTDDLADEDEEDTI, translated from the coding sequence ATGGCTTTCGAGAGAGTAGGTGGACTTAAGAGTGAACTTTCCGGCGAAGATTTTGATGTAGATGGTTACATTCACAAGCTTTCGTCTCGTTGCGACAGCAGCGCGGAGTTGGATAAGCAGCGACACCGCATTCAAAAAGTGGCCGAAGAAACAGCTATGGAACTCaaacaaaatgtatttaaaaactATTCTCTATTCATTGATACCTCCAAAGAAATATCTCACTTAGAAACAGAGATATTTGAGCTAAGTCACCAGTTACACGAGCAAGAATCCTTAGCTCATAGCATGCAAAAGATGACAATATCAACAGACGGGAGCCAGAGACAGACTGATCCTAGTAGTAAGGATGAGAAGCGGAGTATTGCTTCATTGCTGGAAACAGTTGAGGGCTGTTCCAGTGTAACAGAAGTACCTGGTCGATATTTGATTCATTCTACTCACTTAGTGGAAATTGACCCAGAGTCCCTTGAACCTGGAAACTATGTCCGTGCTTTCCTGTTGAATGACAGCTTAATGATAGCGACATTTATCAAGAGACGCCGTGGACCTGTCAAGTATAAGTTTGCAGCCTTATTTGAGCTAGACAACATGGCCATTGTAGATGTCAAAGAAGATATAATTCGTCACACTTTCAGGATACTGATGTTTCCTGACAGCCATATGTATCAGGCTGAAAATCCAGCAGCCAAGAAGGAGTGGCTTGCTTTATTGGAGTCAACCAAGCAGAAACGTAAAGCAACGAGGGATGCTTTGAAGACAGAAGATGAGAGTTCTGCTGTGGCAACAAAACAACTGTGGCAAAAGGAGTTAGAACAGAATGAATTACTGACTGTTGACTGGCTGAAAGATGTCCCAGAAAATCTTGATGTTTTTATTGCACAGCGGGATTTTGAGCAAGCAATATCACTGATAGAAAAGACAAAGGCATATTTAAAGGACTTTTCTGATTCACACATATTAAGAGACGTGAGAGCAAGATTGGGGCACAGGATTGCCCAATTGTCTAATGTTTTAATGAAGGAGCTGGAAGCTTCCCCAAGGGGATCACTCCGTGGTGGACCAAGGGCTGCAAGGAGGGCAGTTAATTACCTGTTACGACTGGGACGAGCTTCACAGGCTTGCAATTTATTCTTACAAAACCACCAACAGGTGATACATCATGACCTCAGCCAGATCAAGGCAGAAGGGTCCACACATTTACATGTTCAGAACTTGTCTAAAGCATTTTATGCAGGTCTCAGGAATGCTGCATTGGAGTTTCAGAGAGCCTTCATTGACAACAATGGCAGCTACTCAGCTTTCATTGCTTGGTGTGTCGATGAGCTTAAACATTTTGGCAGTTTGCTTATCAATATTGCATTTTCCAAGAATCCGTTGAGTATCATAACAGAATGTATGATGACTGTGTGTATCGAGTCCCACAAGCTGGAAGAAATCGGCCTAGACTTGACACACACTCTTATTGGTCAGCTTCACCCTTCCCTCTGTCAGGCAATGGGGGATGGAAAGAAGCAGATTGTTGAAAGCTGTGCCATGATGGCTGATGCTGAAGGGTGGGAGGCTGTTGATTATCGTAACGAACCGGCTAAACTTTCAGAAATCATCTTGGAAATGGACAACATAGGTGTGTCAGATTTCAGCAACTTGGTAATACGAAATGTTGTGGATCTCAGCAGTACAACCATTAACTTCTGTCGGCATATGGTACAATACATGAATGACACACTGAAAATATACGTGCCTGAACTGTATGGTGACATTGTAAGTAACATTTGTGATGCATTCACGGGTATTTGTGAGGTCTACCTCAAGGCTATTATTGACGATAGTTATATAGTATGCCGTGATTTCATTATCAAGAATGCACAATTCACCATAGACACTTTCTTGCCCAGTTTCGGCATACAAATGGAGAATCAGTTGGCAAGGCCAATTCCTGAGTTCACTGACTTAGTAGAACATTTGAGAATAGATTTGGACAAGTGTCTTGACACAGATGATTTAGCTGATGAAGATGAAGAGGATACTATTTAA
- the LOC136268233 gene encoding ciliary-associated calcium-binding coiled-coil protein 1-like isoform X2 yields MQKSASKGRLSAQDSKSSRTSKGRKETQEESINEEEEPEVVLLAWQVVSEDFLTDAAKLSVEDVLIKFAEVLSYPNHRESLQEAALLDVYVAAYWLGKEQEFSNQQLSSFITVLHKLIGNCKDGVSLAENITEFQQLLVDVGITDKCPLGQFSREQAKWLTDYIMTSIFQHYHLYQYLFTEVQEEERITLKLPMNVPPPSSSFMPPPLEEAIPESFYQKYVNPHPKLPEESEPHSDVATRLSEEALTVAADVLEGVTAGEVKNVIEKIAATTITSFQNEVIQKLQDKEKSIIKQLNQIEKTVK; encoded by the exons ATGCAGAAGTCAGCGTCCAAGGGAAGACTCTCCGCACAGGACTCTAAAAGTTCCAGAACTTCGAAAGGACGAAAAGAAACGCAGGAAGAA TCAATCAATGAGGAGGAGGAACCAGAGGTGGTACTACTAGCATGGCAGGTCGTATCTGAAGATTTCTTAACTGACGCAGCAAAACTGAGTGTTGAAGATGTACTAAT AAAATTTGCTGAGGTACTCTCATATCCGAATCATAGGGAGAGCTTACAAGAAGCAGCTCTACTTGACGTATATGTTGCAGCATACTG GCTTGGTAAAGAGCAAGAGTTCAGTAACCAGCAACTGTCATCTTTCATTACCGTCTTGCACAAACTAATTGGAAACTGTAAAG ATGGGGTCAGTTTGGCTGAAAATATAACAGAATTTCAGCAGTTACTGGTTGATGTTGGAATAACGGATAAGTGTCCACTCGGTCAGTTCAGCCGAGAACAGGCTAAGTGGCTAACAGATTACATCATGACCAG CATCTTCCAACACTATCACTTATATCAATACTTGTTTACTGAagtacaggaagaagaaagaatTACTTTAAAG CTTCCAATGAATGTTCCTCCACCAAGCTCATCATTCATGCCACCTCCTTTAGAGGAAGCTATACCCGAGTCCTTCTATCAGAAATATGTCAACCCCCATCCTAAGCTACCTGAAGAATCAGAGCCACATTCAG ATGTAGCCACGAGGCTGTCAGAAGAAGCCCTTACCGTAGCTGCTGATGTATTAGAAGGTGTAACTGCTGGAGAAGTGAAGAATGTTATTGAAAAGATAGCTGCTACAACTATTACAAGCTTTCAG AACGAAGTCATTCAGAAATTACAAGATAAAGAGAAATCCATAATTAAACAATTGAATCAAATAGAAAAAACTGTTAAATAA
- the LOC136268233 gene encoding ciliary-associated calcium-binding coiled-coil protein 1-like isoform X1 gives MQKSASKGRLSAQDSKSSRTSKGRKETQEEVSINEEEEPEVVLLAWQVVSEDFLTDAAKLSVEDVLIKFAEVLSYPNHRESLQEAALLDVYVAAYWLGKEQEFSNQQLSSFITVLHKLIGNCKDGVSLAENITEFQQLLVDVGITDKCPLGQFSREQAKWLTDYIMTSIFQHYHLYQYLFTEVQEEERITLKLPMNVPPPSSSFMPPPLEEAIPESFYQKYVNPHPKLPEESEPHSDVATRLSEEALTVAADVLEGVTAGEVKNVIEKIAATTITSFQNEVIQKLQDKEKSIIKQLNQIEKTVK, from the exons ATGCAGAAGTCAGCGTCCAAGGGAAGACTCTCCGCACAGGACTCTAAAAGTTCCAGAACTTCGAAAGGACGAAAAGAAACGCAGGAAGAAGTG TCAATCAATGAGGAGGAGGAACCAGAGGTGGTACTACTAGCATGGCAGGTCGTATCTGAAGATTTCTTAACTGACGCAGCAAAACTGAGTGTTGAAGATGTACTAAT AAAATTTGCTGAGGTACTCTCATATCCGAATCATAGGGAGAGCTTACAAGAAGCAGCTCTACTTGACGTATATGTTGCAGCATACTG GCTTGGTAAAGAGCAAGAGTTCAGTAACCAGCAACTGTCATCTTTCATTACCGTCTTGCACAAACTAATTGGAAACTGTAAAG ATGGGGTCAGTTTGGCTGAAAATATAACAGAATTTCAGCAGTTACTGGTTGATGTTGGAATAACGGATAAGTGTCCACTCGGTCAGTTCAGCCGAGAACAGGCTAAGTGGCTAACAGATTACATCATGACCAG CATCTTCCAACACTATCACTTATATCAATACTTGTTTACTGAagtacaggaagaagaaagaatTACTTTAAAG CTTCCAATGAATGTTCCTCCACCAAGCTCATCATTCATGCCACCTCCTTTAGAGGAAGCTATACCCGAGTCCTTCTATCAGAAATATGTCAACCCCCATCCTAAGCTACCTGAAGAATCAGAGCCACATTCAG ATGTAGCCACGAGGCTGTCAGAAGAAGCCCTTACCGTAGCTGCTGATGTATTAGAAGGTGTAACTGCTGGAGAAGTGAAGAATGTTATTGAAAAGATAGCTGCTACAACTATTACAAGCTTTCAG AACGAAGTCATTCAGAAATTACAAGATAAAGAGAAATCCATAATTAAACAATTGAATCAAATAGAAAAAACTGTTAAATAA
- the LOC136268232 gene encoding 26S proteasome non-ATPase regulatory subunit 4-like, whose translation MVLESTVICVDNSDWMRNGDFIPNRLQAQQDAVNVICRMKQSQNAENAVGLLSFADCQTIVTLTPEVNKVMGALYKLEPDGQIQLHTGLAIARLMLKHRQNKNHKMRVIAFIGSPVDNDPKELVRLAKKLKKEKVNVDVVSFGENVDNQGKLDGFIEALNGKDGNLSHLVTVPPGTMLADVLMSSPMFVGDDGKPLASRAGFELGFDPSEDPELAMALRVSMEEQRQRHEDETQKVQMASLNESLATQTAATDTNVSMDTNESALARAEAAVLPSAVVVQEAQDFSDNMTDEEQLALALEMSMQGDVQEMETDSAGASSSAQKTTSEPASQENPEFDELAENQEFLEEALKNIEGVDPQNALKIYKRSEQKEKNTK comes from the exons ATGGTGCTAGAGTCTACTGTGATATG TGTGGACAACAGTGATTGGATGAGAAATGGTGACTTCATTCCCAATAGACTACAAGCACAACAGGACGCAGTCAATGTTATATGTCGTATGAAACAGAGCCAGAATGCTGAGAATGCTGTAGGACTACTTTCTTTTGCTGA CTGTCAGACAATTGTTACCCTGACACCTGAGGTTAATAAGGTCATGGGTGCTCTTTATAAGCTGGAGCCAGATGGTCAAATTCAGCTACACACTGGTTTGGCAATAGCTCGG CTGATGTTAAAGCACCGCCAAAACAAGAATCATAAGATGAGGGTTATAGCATTTATCGGTAGCCCAGTTGACAATGACCCTAAGGAG CTGGTAAGACTAGCTAAGAAGCTAAAAAAGGAGAAAGTCAATGTGGATGTTGTCAGCTTTGGAGAAAAT GTAGACAACCAGGGCAAGTTGGATGGATTCATTGAAGCACTGAATGGCAAGGATGGAAACTT GAGTCATCTGGTTACTGTACCACCTGGTACAATGCTTGCTGATGTGTTGATGTCTTCCCCAATGTTTGTTGGTGATGATGGGAAGCCATTGGCATCACGAGCTGGCTTTGAACTTGGGTTTGATCCTTCTGAGGACCCAGAGTTGGCAatg GCTCTTAGGGTATCAATGGAAGAACAGCGTCAACGACATGAAGACGAAACTCAGAAGGTACAGATGGCATCCCTAAATGAATCTCTTGCAACGCAAACTGCTGCTACGGATACCAATGTATCCATGGACACCAATGAGTCTGCATTAGCCCGTGCAGAAGCAGCAGTTCTACCA TCCGCTGTTGTAGTTCAAGAAGCACAG GATTTCTCAGATAACATGACTGATGAAGAGCAGTTAGCACTAGCACTAGAAATGTCGATGCAGGGTGATGTACAAGAAATGGAAACGGACAGTGCAGGTGCATCATCATCAGCCCAGAAGACCACAAGTGAACCTGCCTCACAAGAGAACCCAGAATTTGATGAGCTAGCAGAAAACCAAGAGTTTCTGGAA GAAGCATTAAAAAACATTGAAGGTGTTGATCCGCAAAATGCTCTCAAGATATACAAAAGATCTGAACAGAAAGAGAAAAACACAAAGTGA
- the LOC136236887 gene encoding THAP domain-containing protein 8-like encodes MPNTCCVLGCSSRAGRHSNKRFFRVPADVQRKTKWVSAINRRYWSPNEYTRLCSDHFVCGQPSTDPAHPDYVPSIFKEGDKVKAKRKLERYQRAKMLAEKKRERDPPKLRKQLRARKATNMDIVYTLLELSKQPRIYSSESITTEMTPPGGKDNEIART; translated from the exons ATGCCCAATACTTGCTGCGTGCTGGGGTGCTCTAGTAGAGCTGGTAGGCACTCCAACAAACGATTCTTCCGCGTGCCGGCTGATGTACAGCGGAAAACCAAGTGGGTTAGTGCAATAAACAGACGATACTGGTCACCCAACGAGTACACCAGATTGTGCAGCGACCACTTCGTATGCG GGCAGCCTAGCACAGACCCTGCTCATCCCGACTACGTTCCGAGCATATTCAAGGAAGGAGACAAAGTGAAAGCGAAAAGAAAGCTGGAGAGATACCAGAGAGCAAAAATGCTGGCTGAAAAGAAACGCGAGAGGGACCCACCAAAGCTTCGCAAGCAGCTGAGAGCGAGAAAAGCGACAAACATGGACATTGTTTACACGCTACTGGAGCTCAGCAAACAACCAAGAATTTACTCCAGCGAGTCTATCACCACAGAAATGACCCCCCCAGGTGGCAAAGACAATGAAATAGCGCGAACTTGA